The Mesorhizobium sp. M3A.F.Ca.ET.080.04.2.1 genome contains the following window.
TGGATCGACAGCTTGCGGCTGTCGGCCAACACCACGATCTGGTCAGCGCAGAGGCTGAGATCGACGATCGAGCGCACCAGGAGAGGATGCGATTCCAGCACGCCTTCATGACCGAGACCCTGCGCGCCGAGGAAGAATTTCGAAGCGTAGAAAGGCACCGATTGGGTGAGCGAATGGATGATGCCGGGTTCGCGGTGCAGGTCGCCGCCGGCGATGGTGAGGCTGCAGTGGCCGTGATCGCAGAGATAGGCCGCGAGCGGCATGGAATTGGTGAAGAGGCGGATATTGCGCTCGGCAAGCCTGACGCCAAGCTGGAAGCAGGTCGAGCCGCCATGGACGATGACGGCATCGCCGTCGCGCACCATGGTCGCGGCGACGGCGGCGATCTGCCGCTTGGCGTCGACCGCCAGATCCCGGTTCTCGTCATAGGGCCTGGCATAGGCGACGCTGGCGTGGGCCGCGCCGTCGAGAGCCGATATGCCGCCGTAGACCTTCCGCGCCTCGCCGGCCTCGTCGATCTTGTCGATGTCGCGCCTGACCGTCGCGGCCGACACTCCAAGACGCTCCTGCAGTTCGCGCACCGACGCGAAGGGGCGGTCGCGCAACAGCTCGACGATCTGACGCTGGCGGCCGGAGTCGCTCAAGTCTTTCCCTCCCGAGATGCCATTTTCCACGGCAATTGGCGCAACTTACTCAACACCAGGCGGAATGCAAGTTATTTTGACGATACTAGATCACTGTTGACGTAAGTCGCTCGCATCTGCGATATCAGCGCCGAACGCTCCCCGACGGGAGATGATGCCGGACCCGATCAAGCCATCGGAGGACAAGCGCCATGGCGACTGAAGCTGACGCGCAGGAACTGGCCGCCTTGCGGGCGCTTTCGGCAAGGATCGGCAGCAATCCGCATCTGACCCAGGCGGCCGGCGGCAACACTTCGCTGAAAGCCGGCGATACGCTGTGGATCAAGGCTTCCGGAACCTGGCTGAAGGATGCCCTATCCGACGACATCATGGTGCCGGTGGCGATGACGCCGCTGATCGAGGCCGTCAAACGGCACGATCCGGCCGCGGACAAGCCGCAGGCCTTCGCCATCGATGCGCTCAATCCGCGCGGGCTGCGCCCGTCGATCGAGACCACGGTGCACGCGTTGATGCCGCAGCGGGTCGTGCTGCATGTCCATTGCGTGGATACCATCTCGCTCGCGGTCCAGGCCGATTGTGAAAGCGAGGCCGCGCGGCGTCTCGAGGGCATCGAATGGGCCTATGTTCCCTATCGCCGGCCGGGCCTGCCGCTTGCCCAGGGCATTGCCGAACGGCTCCGGCCCGGAGTCGACGTGCTGATCCTCGGCAATCACGGGCTGGTCGTGGCCGCCGAGACCGTGGCCGAGGCGGAGCGTCTGCTGCATCGGGTCAGGTCGCTTCTGGCGCGCCCGGCGCGAGTGATGGCGAGACCGGATGTCGAGGCCCTGACGGCGCTTGCCGGAGACAGCGGCTACAGATTGCCGGCAGATGCCGAGGCGCATGCGGTGGCGCTCGACGTGGACAGCTGCCGCATGGCCGAAGCCGGCAGCCTCTATCCGGACCATGTCATCTTCCTCGGCCAGGGCTCGGTGCTGGCAAGACCCGGCGAGCAGGTTGCCGATGTCGCCGCGCGGCTGGGCGAAGACCCGGTCGCGGTCCTCTTTCCCGGCGCCGGCGTGCTGATGCGCGGCGACGCCAGCTCGGGCGCGGACGCCATGCAGCGCTGCCTTGCCGACGTGACTGTCCGGATCGACATCACGGCGCGGCTGAATTACCTCACCGCCGCCGAGAATGACGAACTGATCAACTGGGATGCCGAGCAGTATCGCCAGAAACTCAACGCGGCGGGCTAGGCGCATGGCGCCGCTTGCCATAGGCATCGACGTCGGCACCTCCGGGTCGCGGGCTGTCGCGATGCGGCCGGATTTTTCAATAGCAGCGCATGCCGCAGCACCGCTCGAACGCTTCGGCGCGAACGGGCGCGATCCCGCCGTCTGGTGGGCCGCGGTCGAGGCGACGCTGAAGGAGCTGCTCTCCGGCATTGACCGCGCGGCGGTGCGCGCGATCGCCGTCGACGGCACGTCTGGCACCCTGCTGCCGGTCGACGGCGCCGGGCTGCCGCTGGCCGAGCCGCTGATGTACAACGACAGGGTTCCGGACGACGCGGTCCTCGCCGCGATCGCCCGTTGGGCGCCGGAAACAAGCGCCGCGCATGGGGCGACATCGGGCCTCGCCAAGGCGCTCTGGTTCCAGCGGCTGCCCGGCGTCCATGCCGTGCTTCACCAGGGCGACTGGATCGCCGGGCAATTCTCAGGCCGTTTCGACGTCAGCGACGAGAACAACAGCCTGAAGACCGGCTATGACGCCGAGGCGCGACGCTGGCCAGACTGGATCGCGGCGACCGGCATGCGCATGGCGCTGCTGCCCGCGGTCGTCAGGCCGGGCAGCGTCACCGGCACCCTTACGGCCGCCGCCGACCTGTTCGGGCTGCCGCGCGAGGTGGCGATTGTTGCCGGCACCACGGATGGCTGCGCCTCATTCCTGGCGACGGGCGCCACAGGCGTGGGCGAGGGTGTCACCGCGCTCGGATCGTCGCTGACCATCAAGATCCTGTCCGGCCGGCCGATCTTTGCGCCGCGCTATGGCATCTACAGCCATCGGCTGGGCGACGCCTGGCTAGCGGGGGGCGCCTCGAACACCGGAGGCAAGGTTCTTGCCCAGCATTTCACGCTGGACCGCATCGTCGAGCTCAGCGCCGCGATCGATCCCGCAACCCAGACCGGCCTCGACTACTATCCGCTCGGGGTACCCGGCGAGCGTTTCCCAATTGCCGATCCTTCGCTGCAGCCGCGCCTGCTGCCGAGGCCGGCATCCGACGCCGACTATCTCAAGGCGATGCTGGAAGGCATCGCGGCCATCGAGGCGCTCGGCTATCGGAGGCTTGCCGAACTCGGCGCGCCGAAGCTCACCTCGGTGCGCAGCGTCGGCGGGGGCGCCGCAAATGCCGCCTGGACCGCGATCCGACGGCGCAAGCTCGGAGTCGATTTCCTGCCCGCGCTCTCAAACGAAGCCGCCGCCGGCACCGCGCGGCTGGCCCTGATGGGCGCAAAGGAAGCGGGGCTGCTTTGAGCGCGAAACAGGCCAAACATCTCGACGGGATCGCAGCGCTGGCCGAACGCTACGGGGTCTTCCTGCTCGACCAGTTCGGCGTGCTGCATGACGGCAGAGAGCCTTATCCCGGCGCGGTCGAAGCCTTGTCGGCGCTGAAGCGCGCCGGCAAGGCGGTGGTGCTGATCTCGAATTCCGGCAAGCGGGCGGCGCCCAACGAGCGGCGGCTGCTCAAGCTCGGCTTCGAGGCCGGGAGCTGGGACCATTTCGTGTCGTCCGGCGAGGTGGCCTGGCGAAGGTTCAAGGGCATGGTGGGCTCGGGCGCCTTGAAGCCCGGCACAAGATGCCTGCTGGTCAGCCGCGACGGCGACCGTTCGGCAATCGAAGGCCTCCCCCTGACCGTAACCGACAGCGGCGACGACGCGGAGCTGGTGCTGCTCTCGGCCAGCGAGGGCGATCGCTACGATCTCGATCATTACAGCGCGCTGCTTGGCCCGGCCGCAGCGCGGCGGGTGCCGTGCTTCTGCACCAATCCCGACCGGATCATGCTGACCGCGGTTGGCCCGCGTTTCGGCGCCGGCGAGATCGCCGGCCTCTATGAGCGCCTCGGCGGCAGCGTCAGCCGCATCGGCAAGCCTTACCCGGCGATCTTTGAAGCGGCGCTGGGGACGGCCGGAAATCCGGCGCGCGACAACATTGTCTGCGTCGGCGACAGCATCGAGCACGACATCGCAGGCGGGGCCGGTGCAGGCGTGGCGACCGTGCTGGTCTTGTCCGGGATATTGGCCGATAGCGGCGATCTGGCCGGACTGTACCGAGAGCTTGGCGCGTGGCCCGATTACACTCTCGACGCCTTCCGCTGGCGCTGACCTATCCGATGCGAGCGCCGCTTTCCGGGTCGAACAGATGCAGCGCGGCCGGATCGGCTGACAGCCGCACGGTGTCGCCCGGCCTGACATTGCTGCGGCCCATGACGAAGACGCAGACCTGCTGATTGGCCAGCCTGACATAGAACTGCGTCGAGAGGCCCAGTGGCTCGACCACCTCGACCTCGGCCTTCAGGGCGCCGTCGTCGATCAGCTTGATATGCTCGGGCCGCAGCCCGACGGTCAGCGCATCGCCATCCGTCAATGGCAGGCCGTCCGGCAGCCTGAGCTTGTGGCCGTCGGCCAGCACCGCATCGACCTTGCCGCCCTTGGCGACCTTGGCCGGCAGGAAGTTCATCCCCGGCGAGCCGATGAAGCCGGCGACAAAGGCATTGGCCGGGCGGTCGTAGAGCTCCAGCGGGTGGCCGACCTGCTGCACATAGCCGTCATGCATGACGACGATACGGTCGGCCATGGTCATCGCCTCGACCTGGTCGTGGGTGACATAGACCGAGGTGGTCTTGAGCTGCTGGTGCAGCGCCTTGATCTCGGCGCGCATGTGGACGCGCAGCTTGGCGTCGAGGTTCGACAGCGGCTCGTCGAACAGGAACACTTTCGGGTCGCGCACGATGGCGCGGCCCATGGCGACGCGCTGGCGCTGGCCGCCGGAGAGCTGGCGCGGGAGGCGGCCGAGGAAGCTATCCAGGCCCAGACGCTTGGCCGCGGCGCCGACCCTGCCATCGATCATGGTCTTCTCGGCCTTCTTCAGCATCAGGCTGAAGCCCATGTTCGAGGAGACGTCCATGTGCGGATAGAGCGCGTAGGACTGGAACACCATGGCGATGTCGCGGTCTTTCGGCGCGACGTCGTTGACCAGGCGCTCACCAATGCGGATCTCGCCGCCGGTGACCTCCTCAAGCCCGGCAATCATGCGCAGCAGCGTGGACTTGCCGCAGCCGGACGGACCGACGAGGACGACGAACTCGCCGTCAGCGATCTCGAGATCGACGCCGTGCAGGATGCGCAGCGCGCCGTAATCCTTCTCGACATGTTGCAGGGTGACGGAAGCCATCTTTTATCCTTTGACCGCGCCGGCGGTGAGGCCGGTGACGAGATAGCGTTGCAGGAAGGCGAAGAAGATGCAGACCGGGATCAGCGCCAGGATCGAGGCGGCCATCATCTGCCCCCAGTCGACGGCGAATTTGCCGATGAAGGTGAGCAGGCCGACGGCAAAGGTCTTCTGCTCATCGCTGGAGATCAGCATCAGCGCGAACAGCAACTCGCTCCAGGCGGCGGTGAAGACGAAGCCGAGCGTCGCGCCCATGCCGGGCAAAGTCAACGGGACGATCACCCGGCGCATCGCCTGGGCACGCGTGCAGCCGTCGATCATCGCCGCCTCCTCCAGATCCTTCGGAATGCCGTCGAAGAAGGACTGCATGAGGAAGGTGGCGAAGGCGGTGTTGAAGGCGGTGTAGATGATGATCAGGCCGGTCAGGCTGTTGGTGAGGCCGAGATCGCCCATGATACGATAGATCGGCGGAATGACCATGACGAGCGGGAAGGTCTGGGTCAGCAGCAGCAGGATGGCCAAGGTAGCCTTGCCACGGAAGGCGAAGCGCGACATGGCGTAGCCAGCCAGCGTGGCGATGACGGTGACCAGTGCCGCCGTCGATACCGAGACGATGACGCTGTTCAGGAAATAGCGCGGGAAGTCGGAGGCTTCGAGCACGGTGTCGAAGTTGCGCAGCGTCATCTCAGACGGCCAGAAGGTGATGCCTTCGGAGTAGAGCAGCCGCTCCGGCGTCACCGAGATCTTCAGCGTCCAGAAGATCGGGAACAGCGCGAAGATCACGTAGGCGGCAATCGCGCCGTAGAGACCGATGCCGCCGGCAATGCGCGAGGAGGTGGAGCGTCCGGCGATCATCAGACGTGCCTCACCAACGTGCGGCGGATGGCGATCAAGCCGATCGCATAAGCAATCAGCAGCACCAGCAGCAGCACCGCGACCGCCGAGGCATAGCCCTTATCCAGCGATTTGAAGGCGCTGACATAGATGTAGACCGGCACCGTGCTGGTCGAGCCCGCCGGTCCGCCCTCGGTCATGACAAAGATGAGGTCGGCGAAGGTGGCGATCCAGATGGTGCGCAGCATGACGGTGATGACGATGGTCGGAGCCAGGAAAGGCAGCGTCACCTTGGTGAAGCGCTGCCAGGGCGAGGCGCCGTCGATGGCGGCGGCCTCGTGCAATTCGGACGGGATCGACTTCAGCGCCGCCAGCAGCGTAATGGCGAAGAAGGGAATGCCGAACCAGATGTTGGCGACGATCGGCCCCCACATGGCGGTGGCGGGATCGGACAGCACATTGGTCGGCTCGGCCTTCAGCCCGAGCGCGAAGAGCCAGTGCGGCAGCGGCCCAATGATCGGGTTGAACAGCCACGCCCAGGTGAGGCCCGACAGAAAGGAGGGCACCGCCCAGGGCAGGAACACCACCGCCTGCACTATCCTGCGGCCATGGAACGGCTTGTCGAGCAGCAGCGCCAGGCCGAGCCCGAGGAAGAACTGGAAGAACAGGCTGGCGACCGTCCACCACAGCGTGTTGACCAGCGCCTGGCCGAGCACGGCGTCGGAGAGCATCGCCTCATACTGACCGAGGCCGACATATTCCGATTTGAAGGCAGAGAACTTACGGAACGAATAGCCGATGCCGATGATCAGCGGCACCAGGAGCACCACGACCAGCAGGACGATTGCCGGCGACAGATAGAGCCAAGGCTCGATCGCCGCCTTGCTCAGCCGCTTGTTGCGCGGCCTGGCGGCGGATCGGATTTCGGACACGGCGTAGGTCATGCGGTGCTCGCGGTAAGTAGTGGGTGCCGGCGCAGACGACAGCGCCCTTCTCCCCGTTCACGGGCAGAAGATGCCGGCAGGCAGATGAGGGGCGGAGCCAGCTTCTCGGAACTCGGCGCTGCCCCTCATCCGTCACTTCGTGACACCTCTCCCCGTTGAACGGGGAGAAGGCAGAGTGGGCGTCACTTCTTATTTTTCGCCAGCCAGGCCTGCTGCTCCTTGGTCAGGAACGCCGCCCATTCGTCGGCCACCTGCTTGGCGGGCTTCTGGCCGAGCAGCACTTCCTGGAAGTTCTTGATCGCCACCTGGTCGACGAAGTTGCCGAGGTTTTCCAGATGCGTCGGCGGCGTCACCATTTCATATTTGGAGCTGTCGCTCAGCTCGGTGAACCAGCCCTTGAACTGCTCGGTCTTGAAGTGAGCGTCCTGGTCGGCGCCGTTGTGGATCGGGACGACCCCGACTTCCTTTGCCCATTCCAGATTGTCCTTGGGCGACAGAAGCGTCGCCATCAGCTTCCAGCTCTCTTCCTTGTGCTGGGAGTTGGCGAACATAGCCCAACCTGCATAGCCCAAGGTCGGGTAGGACTTGCCGCTCGGTCCGACCGGCAACGGCGCCACGGCGAAGTCGTCGGCGCTCATCTTGTCGGCGATGCCCAGCAGCGCGTCGGGATCCTGGTTGAGCATGGCGCAGGTGCCGGAATAGAAACCGGTCACCGTCTCGTTGAAGCCCCAGCTCACGGAATCCTTCGGCGCCAGGCCGTTCTTGTACATGTCGGCCAGCATCTGCAGGCCCTTGACCGAGCCCTCGTCGTTGATGGTCGAGGTGCCGTCCTCGGTGAAATAGCCGCCCTTGCCGTCGGCGATGTTCATGAACATGTGCATGCCGTTGAAGGCGCCGGGGCCGCCGCGCAGGCAGTAGCCGTATTTGCCGGGGATGGCGGAGATCTTCTTGGAGAACTCGACGAACTCGTCGAGCGTTGCCGGCGGACGGTCGAGACCCGCTTCCTTGAACAGCTTCTTGTTCCAGAACAGCGCGTTCACATAGTAGCCGTAGGGGATCATGAACTGCGTGTTGTTGACGGTAGAGCCGAATTGCTTGGCGCGGTCGCCGAGCGTCTTGGCGTCGTCCCATTTGGCCATGTAGGGGCCGAGATCCTCGAGCTGGCCGTTGTTGGCGTAGAGGCCCATCCAACGTTCCGGCATCTCGACCACGTCGGGCGTGTCGCCGGCCTGGACCATGGTGAGAAACTTCTCGAACGCCTGGCCCCAGGGCAGCGAGACGAGCTCGACCTTGATGCCGGGATTGGCCTGCTCGAACTCGGCGATCTGCTTCTTCAGGAATTCGGTGCGCGGCGGACTGGTGATGACCTCGACTATCTTAATGGTGGTGTCGGCCAGCGCGGCCCCGGCGGAGATCGCCAGGCCGGCAACGGCGGCAAGCATGAATGTCAGTCTTTTCATGTTCGAAACTCCCATTTTGTACTCTGGTTATCTTCTTGCCTTGTCGAAGGCCTGGGCGATGTCCGTCCAGAGGTCCTCGACATTCTCCAACCCGACATTGAAGCGGATGGTTCGGGGGCTGACGCCGAAGCGCGCCATCGAATTGAGACCCGGCGTCTGCTCGAGCGAAGCCTTTGCCGGCACGACCAGGCTTTCGTGGCCGCCCCAGCTGACGCCGATGCGGAACAGCCTGAGCGCATCGACGAAAGCCGGAATGTCGACAT
Protein-coding sequences here:
- a CDS encoding class II aldolase/adducin family protein codes for the protein MATEADAQELAALRALSARIGSNPHLTQAAGGNTSLKAGDTLWIKASGTWLKDALSDDIMVPVAMTPLIEAVKRHDPAADKPQAFAIDALNPRGLRPSIETTVHALMPQRVVLHVHCVDTISLAVQADCESEAARRLEGIEWAYVPYRRPGLPLAQGIAERLRPGVDVLILGNHGLVVAAETVAEAERLLHRVRSLLARPARVMARPDVEALTALAGDSGYRLPADAEAHAVALDVDSCRMAEAGSLYPDHVIFLGQGSVLARPGEQVADVAARLGEDPVAVLFPGAGVLMRGDASSGADAMQRCLADVTVRIDITARLNYLTAAENDELINWDAEQYRQKLNAAG
- a CDS encoding DeoR/GlpR family DNA-binding transcription regulator, with protein sequence MSDSGRQRQIVELLRDRPFASVRELQERLGVSAATVRRDIDKIDEAGEARKVYGGISALDGAAHASVAYARPYDENRDLAVDAKRQIAAVAATMVRDGDAVIVHGGSTCFQLGVRLAERNIRLFTNSMPLAAYLCDHGHCSLTIAGGDLHREPGIIHSLTQSVPFYASKFFLGAQGLGHEGVLESHPLLVRSIVDLSLCADQIVVLADSRKLSIHARNVALPLSRIGTLVTDDGLSDADARMLEDAGVAVRIAPSSGAVQ
- a CDS encoding sugar ABC transporter substrate-binding protein, with translation MKRLTFMLAAVAGLAISAGAALADTTIKIVEVITSPPRTEFLKKQIAEFEQANPGIKVELVSLPWGQAFEKFLTMVQAGDTPDVVEMPERWMGLYANNGQLEDLGPYMAKWDDAKTLGDRAKQFGSTVNNTQFMIPYGYYVNALFWNKKLFKEAGLDRPPATLDEFVEFSKKISAIPGKYGYCLRGGPGAFNGMHMFMNIADGKGGYFTEDGTSTINDEGSVKGLQMLADMYKNGLAPKDSVSWGFNETVTGFYSGTCAMLNQDPDALLGIADKMSADDFAVAPLPVGPSGKSYPTLGYAGWAMFANSQHKEESWKLMATLLSPKDNLEWAKEVGVVPIHNGADQDAHFKTEQFKGWFTELSDSSKYEMVTPPTHLENLGNFVDQVAIKNFQEVLLGQKPAKQVADEWAAFLTKEQQAWLAKNKK
- the ugpC gene encoding sn-glycerol-3-phosphate ABC transporter ATP-binding protein UgpC — translated: MASVTLQHVEKDYGALRILHGVDLEIADGEFVVLVGPSGCGKSTLLRMIAGLEEVTGGEIRIGERLVNDVAPKDRDIAMVFQSYALYPHMDVSSNMGFSLMLKKAEKTMIDGRVGAAAKRLGLDSFLGRLPRQLSGGQRQRVAMGRAIVRDPKVFLFDEPLSNLDAKLRVHMRAEIKALHQQLKTTSVYVTHDQVEAMTMADRIVVMHDGYVQQVGHPLELYDRPANAFVAGFIGSPGMNFLPAKVAKGGKVDAVLADGHKLRLPDGLPLTDGDALTVGLRPEHIKLIDDGALKAEVEVVEPLGLSTQFYVRLANQQVCVFVMGRSNVRPGDTVRLSADPAALHLFDPESGARIG
- a CDS encoding TIGR01459 family HAD-type hydrolase, which translates into the protein MSAKQAKHLDGIAALAERYGVFLLDQFGVLHDGREPYPGAVEALSALKRAGKAVVLISNSGKRAAPNERRLLKLGFEAGSWDHFVSSGEVAWRRFKGMVGSGALKPGTRCLLVSRDGDRSAIEGLPLTVTDSGDDAELVLLSASEGDRYDLDHYSALLGPAAARRVPCFCTNPDRIMLTAVGPRFGAGEIAGLYERLGGSVSRIGKPYPAIFEAALGTAGNPARDNIVCVGDSIEHDIAGGAGAGVATVLVLSGILADSGDLAGLYRELGAWPDYTLDAFRWR
- a CDS encoding sugar ABC transporter permease, which produces MTYAVSEIRSAARPRNKRLSKAAIEPWLYLSPAIVLLVVVLLVPLIIGIGYSFRKFSAFKSEYVGLGQYEAMLSDAVLGQALVNTLWWTVASLFFQFFLGLGLALLLDKPFHGRRIVQAVVFLPWAVPSFLSGLTWAWLFNPIIGPLPHWLFALGLKAEPTNVLSDPATAMWGPIVANIWFGIPFFAITLLAALKSIPSELHEAAAIDGASPWQRFTKVTLPFLAPTIVITVMLRTIWIATFADLIFVMTEGGPAGSTSTVPVYIYVSAFKSLDKGYASAVAVLLLVLLIAYAIGLIAIRRTLVRHV
- a CDS encoding FGGY-family carbohydrate kinase, which produces MAPLAIGIDVGTSGSRAVAMRPDFSIAAHAAAPLERFGANGRDPAVWWAAVEATLKELLSGIDRAAVRAIAVDGTSGTLLPVDGAGLPLAEPLMYNDRVPDDAVLAAIARWAPETSAAHGATSGLAKALWFQRLPGVHAVLHQGDWIAGQFSGRFDVSDENNSLKTGYDAEARRWPDWIAATGMRMALLPAVVRPGSVTGTLTAAADLFGLPREVAIVAGTTDGCASFLATGATGVGEGVTALGSSLTIKILSGRPIFAPRYGIYSHRLGDAWLAGGASNTGGKVLAQHFTLDRIVELSAAIDPATQTGLDYYPLGVPGERFPIADPSLQPRLLPRPASDADYLKAMLEGIAAIEALGYRRLAELGAPKLTSVRSVGGGAANAAWTAIRRRKLGVDFLPALSNEAAAGTARLALMGAKEAGLL
- a CDS encoding carbohydrate ABC transporter permease, producing MIAGRSTSSRIAGGIGLYGAIAAYVIFALFPIFWTLKISVTPERLLYSEGITFWPSEMTLRNFDTVLEASDFPRYFLNSVIVSVSTAALVTVIATLAGYAMSRFAFRGKATLAILLLLTQTFPLVMVIPPIYRIMGDLGLTNSLTGLIIIYTAFNTAFATFLMQSFFDGIPKDLEEAAMIDGCTRAQAMRRVIVPLTLPGMGATLGFVFTAAWSELLFALMLISSDEQKTFAVGLLTFIGKFAVDWGQMMAASILALIPVCIFFAFLQRYLVTGLTAGAVKG